A window from Purpureocillium takamizusanense chromosome 3, complete sequence encodes these proteins:
- a CDS encoding uncharacterized protein (EggNog:ENOG503PHWS) translates to MNNNMNNQSHEKCAFCHETTHPLRLCMKADKQTGFIHGCAVCNEIHPMGNCPDYLALSPEAQYNLVVLGRGRMPPLDVDERWTRTVARYDAQASGPLPAPEFLPWTRDFTIKWISDIDSNNMKRAIIDRFYRFGERAILPVDPLTRTLAVAWRTASVGFSLRRIGKACADASENNNRT, encoded by the coding sequence ATGAACAACAACATGAACAACCAGAGTCACGAGAAGTGCGCATTCTGCCACGAGACCACCCATCCACTCCGTCTTTGCATGAAGGCAGACAAGCAGACGGGCTTCATCCACGGCTGTGCTGTGTGCAATGAAATTCACCCCATGGGGAACTGTCCTGACTACCTGGCCTTGAGCCCGGAGGCCCAGTATaacctcgtcgtcctgggccGCGGACGCATGCCGCCACTCGATGTCGACGAACGCTGGACCCGGACCGTCGCCAGATACGATGCCCAGGCCTCTGGGCCCCTGCCGGCGCCCGAGTTTCTTCCCTGGACTAGGGACTTCACCATCAAATGGATCAGCGACATCGATTCGAACAACATGAAGCGGGCCATTATAGACAGGTTCTACCGCTTTGGCGAGCGCGCCATACTTCCTGTCGACCCCTTGACGAGGACCCTCGCGGTTGCTTGGCGCACGGCATCCGTCGGTTTTTCCCTGCGGCGCATTGGCAAAGCTTGCGCAGACGCCTCGGAGAATAACAACCGCACCTGA
- a CDS encoding uncharacterized protein (COG:Q~TransMembrane:1 (o23-44i)~EggNog:ENOG503NVBB): MCDIYPSRASRPSGRLPSNADDMAVTALACLCVLASALVALAVYRAALPRPLPGIPYNAAAARRVLGDLGAMRSARYRRQWIWSQPREHGAPLSQAFLFPFRRPAVIVSDYRTAVDICARRAREFDRGSRNRECVGLTAPAFHFTMESRDPRFRLHREILRDLMSPWFLQEVAAPRVYEKAALLVELWRTKRHKAAGRPFAAGRDLHLATLDMISSVAFGMEESRSSLRAELAAARRSAPADAEPARFPPAPEDPEAEALLDIPDMIAVAQASPFPALAQRLALLKPRHARAHWHRRRLLRRQTERCLDTLAADKHVPDCALHQLLWREKMAARRAGRPPDFYSPAIRDEVLGYLLAGHDTTAAVLAWWIKHMTRHQHVQARLRRALRDAHPAARRDRRPPTLAELSSAPVPYLDAVLEETLRCASVATLIVRTATCDTHIHGYPIPRGTDVVIPLTGPSLTEPALGSALDAAPAASWPDHDIELYLPDRWLRPDGSFDPHAGPTLAFSVGPRRCFGKKQALLQLKTTAALLLWEFCFLPLDPALDGWDIHERLVNLPKCCFVKLAHDSLFDGEAPLDGGGGSVSW, translated from the exons ATGTGCGATATATACCCCTCGCGGGCATCGCGTCCCTCCGGGCGTCTGCCCtccaacgccgacgacatggccgtGACCGCCCTGGCCTGCCTCTGCGTGCTGGCatcggccctcgtcgccctcgccgtctaccgcgccgccctcccgaGGCCCCTGCCCGGCATCCCGTACaatgccgcggcggcccggcgcgtccTGGGCGACCTCGGGGCCATGCGCTCCGCCCGATACCGCCGCCAGTGGATCTGGAGCCAGCcgcgcgagcacggcgcgcCCCTGTCGCAGGCCTTTCTGTTCCCCTttcgccggccggccgtcatCGTGTCCGACTaccgcaccgccgtcgacatttgcgcccgccgcgcccgcgagtTCGACCGCGGCTCCCGCAACCGCGAGTGCGTCGGCCTCACCGCGCCCGCCTTTCACTTCACCATGGAGTCGCGCGACCCGCGCTTCCGCCTGCACCGCGAGATTCTGCGCGACCTCATGTCGCCGTGGTTCCTGCAAGAG gtcgccgccccccgcgtcTACGAAAaggccgccctgctcgtcgagctgtGGCGGACCAAGCGCcacaaggccgccggccgcccctttgccgccggccgcgacctGCACCTCGCCACCCTCGACATGATCTCGAGCGTCGCCTTTGGCATGGAGGAGTCCAGGTCGTCGCTCAgggccgagctcgccgccgcccgccgctccgccccggccgacgcggagcccgcccgcttcccccccgcccccgaggaccccgaggccgaggccctcctcgacATCCCCGACATGAttgccgtcgcccaggccaGCCCGTttcccgccctcgcccagcgcctggCCCTGCTCAAGCCCaggcacgcccgcgcccactggcaccgccgccggctcctcAGGCGCCAGACGGAGCGCTGCCTcgacaccctcgccgccgacaagcacGTCCCCGACTGCGCCCTCCACCAGCTGCTCTGGCGCGAGAagatggccgcccgccgggcaGGACGCCCTCCGGATTTCTACTCTCCAGCCATCCGCGACGAG GTCCTCGGAtacctcctcgccggccacgacaccaccgccgccgtcctcgcctggTGGATCAAGCACATGACGCGCCACCAGCACGTCCaggcccgcctccgccgcgccctgcgAGAcgcccaccccgccgcccgccgcgaccgccgccccccgaccctcgccgagctctcctccgcccccgtcccctacctcgacgccgtcctcgaggagacgctgcgctgcgcttccGTCGCCACCCTCATCGTCCGCACCGCCACCTGCGACACCCACATCCACGGCTACCCCATCCCCCGCGGCAccgacgtcgtcatccccCTCAccggcccctccctcacCGAGCCCGCCCTCGGatccgccctcgacgccgcccccgccgcctcctggcCCGACCACGACATCGAGCTCTACCTCCCCGACCGCTGGCTGCGCCCCGACGGCTCCTTTGACCCCCACGCCGGCCCGACCCTCGCCTTTTCCGTCGGCCCCAGGCGCTGCTTTGGCAAGAAGCAGGCTCTCCTCCAGTTGAagacgaccgccgccctgctgctgtgggAGTTTTGCTTCCTGCCCCTGGAccccgccctcgacggctgGGACATTCACGAGAGGCTCGTCAATCTGCCAAAGTGCTGCTTCGTCAAGCTCGCCCACGACTCTTTgttcgacggcgaggcgcccttggacggtggcggcgggagcgtgTCATGGTAG
- a CDS encoding uncharacterized protein (EggNog:ENOG503NZH7~COG:L) codes for MFLEATTTTAPQKGDVGIWLSAASGQPSQFITARPPAVMDRFLLPFVREHCLSALPPDDAFWRFRDVFAQKIHPIFPVVPEAVLNGRFLNPCHVVLRQLVCLAAGADPDMAPHLRLQNRGAALLSPHDFSQALSSAVRAILETSIITDRVLHIQALVMLSLFTQPTCPEEADLPAQLGGRAIHHIQTLGLHLLRYDAPNCDDLNNLFCAVWALDRLNAAVYARPCLIHERDIGADLDACIRKRPPCFRLFLSVVQWLDQVVELYRPGPSAEAGLEKISYIDLPVLEAMIVHADALAVPSPLIATIETFYHAVIILSCRLPRPGTVPAASTLPPPSANARRSLAAERIACAVPRDHLSSVPFVPYAVSLALSVEYRKMRHSRLPMFRARAMNAFRRNCELLRRFGTHFWSARVVAGLGERVLKEMERAATTLARDASPPPARPPDDPTPPTLAMNSALAMDNSVDFSLIDAVSGQDVFGHIDPSFDLDAVEDALEANLDIGLPLNWGDWGQFAA; via the exons ATGTTCCTcgaggccaccaccaccacggccccCCAAaagggcgacgtcggcatctggctctcggccgcctcgggccAGCCGTCGCAGTTCAtcacggcgcgcccgcccgccgtcatGGACCGCTTCCTGCTGCCGTTTGTGCGCGAGCACTGCCtgtcggcgctgccgcccgacgacgccttcTGGCGCTTCCGCGACGTCTTTGCGCAAAAGATCCACCCCATCTTCCCCGTGGTCCCCGAGGCCGTCCTCAACGGCCGCTTCCTCAACCCGTGCCACGTCgtcctgcgccagctcgtctgcctcgccgccggcgccgaccccGACATGGCCCCCCACCTGCGCCTCCAGaaccgcggcgccgccctcctctcGCCCCACGACTTCTCCCAGGCCCTCTCGTCGGCCGTccgcgccatcctcgagaccagcatcatcaccgacCGCGTCCTCCACATCCAGGCCCTCGTCATGCTCTCCCTCTTCACCCAGCCCACCTGCcccgaggaggccgacctgcccgcccagctcggcggccgcgccatcCACCACATCCAGACCCTCGGCCTCCACCTCCTGCGCTACGACGCCCCCAACTGCGACGACCTCAACAACCTCTTTTGCGCCGTCTGggccctcgaccgcctcaacgccgccgtctaCGCCCGCCCCTGCCTCATCCACGAGCGCGACATTGGCGCGGACCTCGACGCCTGCATCCGCAAGCGGCCCCCCTGCTTCCGCCTTTTTCTATCTGTCGTCCAGTGGCtcgaccaggtcgtcgagctctaccgccccggccccagcgccgaggccggcctcgaaAAGATTTCCTACATTGACCTGcccgtcctcgaggccatgattgtccacgccgacgccctcgccgtgccCTCGCCCCTCATCG CCACCATCGAAACCTTTTACcacgccgtcatcatcctctcctgccgcctcccccgccccggcaccgtccccgccgcctccaccctcccgcccccctccgccaacgcccgccgctccctcgccgccgagcgcatcgccTGCGCCGTCCCCCGCGACCACCTCTCCTCCGTCCCCTTTGTCCCCTACGCCGTCTCCCTCGCCCTCAGCGTCGAGTACCGCAAGATGCGCCACAGCCGCCTCCCCATGttccgcgcccgcgccatgAACGCCTTTCGCCGCAACTGCGAGCTCCTCCGCCGCTTCGGCACCCACTTCTGgagcgcccgcgtcgtcgcgggcctcggcgagcgcgtcctcaaggagatggagcgcgccgccaccaccctcgcccgcgacgccagcccgccccccgcccgcccccccgaCGACCCCACGCCCCCTACCCTCGCCATGAACTCGGCCCTCGCCATGGACAACTCCGTCGACTTTTccctcatcgacgccgtctccgGCCAGGACGTCTTTGGCCACATCGACCCCAGCTTCGatctcgatgccgtcgaggacgccctcgaggcaaATCTCGACATTGGCCTGCCCCTGAACTGGGGCGACTGGGGGCAGTTTGCGGCCTGA
- a CDS encoding uncharacterized protein (COG:S~EggNog:ENOG503P34R~TransMembrane:2 (i101-119o131-149i)): MSPLSLRLVGAARGRMALRPRTPQLRMQSSSASSASSAKTSAPPAAAPKPTPADPSAPTTATASTVKGASTTPLWRRLGLITRAVDGYANSQRRRPYTTQLIGAFFIYLIADLSAQRIGGREHDPVRTGRTVLIGLVAAIPHFKWFVFLSRNFNYTSRAGSIATKVLVNQAVFAPTFNTYFFGAQALLSGEDLAATGQRLRDTLPPSLVNSFKVWPATMAIAFTWLPFEFRAIFSGCVAVGWQTYLSYLNRQAELREGARAKTEAEAKMEAQVAAVA; this comes from the exons atgtcgccgctgtcgcttcgcctggtcggcgccgcccgcggtcgGATGGCGCTGCGCCCGCGGACGCCGCAGTTGCGGATGcaatcgtcgtcggcatcgtcggcatcgtcagccaAGACGTCGGCcccgcctgctgccgccccgaAACCCACGCCGGCTGATCCCTCGGCCCCCACGACGGCCACTGCGAGTACCGTCAAGGGTGCCTCTACGACACCCCtctggcggcgcctcggacTCATCacgcgcgccgtcgatgggTATGCCAACTCGCAGCGGAGGCGACCCTACACGACGCAGCTCATCGGCGCCTTCTTTATCTACCTCATTGCAGACCTGAGcgcgcagcgcatcggcgggcgcgagcatGATCCGGTACGGACGGGACGGACAGTTCTAATCGGGCTTGTTGCTGCCATTCCGCACTTCAAATG GTTCGTGTTCCTGTCGCGCAACTTCAACTACACGTCGCGAGCGGGATCCATTGCGACCAAGGTGCTCGTGAACCAGGCCGTGTTCGCGCCAACGTTCAACACATACTTTTTCGgggcgcaggcgctgctgtcgggcgaggacctggcggcgacgggccagaGGCTGCGCGAtacgctgccgccgagcctCGTCAACTCGTTCAAGGTGTGGCCGGCGACCATGGCTATCGCGTTTACGTGGCTGCCATTCGAGTTCCGCGCCATCTTCTCgggctgcgtcgccgtgggcTGGCAGACGTACCTGAGTTACCTTAACCGGCAGGCGGAGCTGCGGGAGGGTGCACGGGCAAAGACGGAGGCAGAGGCAAAGATGGAGGCACAGGTAGCCGCAGTAGCATGA